AGCCGGTGCCAGCCGTGCACCGGCACCGGCCGCAGCAGCCCGGGCGCGATCGGCGCCTGCAAGTGAAACAGCGGCGCGGCCGAGGCATCGGCCGCGTCGTCCTCCGGTGACTCCAGCTCGACGCGCAGGCCGCCCGGTTCGCGGCGACCGATCGGCGCCAGCAGCCCGCCGATCGCCGACAAGCCGATCGCCTCCGGCTCGGCGAACGCCAGGTACAACGCGGCGAGCGAGTCGGTTTTCCACAGCGCCTTCGCGCCGATGTAGTGCTCGCGCGCGATCGCCACATCGACCAGCGCGATGTCGTGCCGCGCATCGGCGCGGCCGTCGTTCAGCGTCACGTCGAGCCGCTTGTTCCAGGCCAGCGCCTGTGCGGCCGGAATGCGCCCGTTCGCGTACAGCCCCACCGCGAGTCCGGCCAGGGTGGCTTCGCGCATTTCGGGGTAGGCGTTGTTGGTGCCGGTGGACAGGCCGGCGATCGGCACCTGGCCGCATTCGCGCACGACCGCCCGGTGCGTGCCGTCGCCGCCCAGCACGACGATCGCAGCGACGCCGGCCTCGCGCAGCAGCCGGGCCGCGCGCAAGCTGTCGTCCACGCGCGCCGTGACCGGCATCGCCAGCCATTCCAGCCGCGGCCAATGGTGGCTCGCGCCGGCCGCCGCGCGCTCGCGCGCCAGATGGCGCTCGAGCATCGGCTTCAGGCCCTCGCGGTCCGGCATCATCAGCACGCATGCGACGCCGCAGGCGCCGAGCGCCGCCATCGCGCGCAGCACGATGTTCACCCGGTCGGCCAGTTGCAGGCTACCGGCGTTCGCCACCACGCGCCGGATGTCGCGCGCCGACACCGGGTTCGCGACGATCCCGACGACCGGACCGTTGGCCCCGGGGGCGCGTTTCTCGTCGTGTGCCTGAGCGGCTGTTGTTTGCGCGACGCGGCGCATGGCTGTCTCCTGCGTTGCCTTGGACCAGCACAGATGCAAGGCCCATGCCACGCGGGAATGCGGCGCTCAGGGGGTGGAAGGCGAGGGATTACCCGCAGAAAACCGGGATGTCACCGGACACGGATGGGGTCGGCGTGTGACAGCTGTCACCGGTACGGGTGTCTCGGGTGAACGGCTGCGCGGCGACCGGCGTCTACCGGGCGGCCACGCGCAGTTCGGTCGATGCCGTCTGCTTCTTCACCGCCGCAAACGCGCTCAGCCGCAGCCATGCCTGCAGCTCGATCTCGCGCTCGCGACGGCCTGTGAACCGGATGCGGCCACGATCCCTGGCCTGCGTCAGGTTCACGTACCCCAGCCACACTTCCGTCAGCGTACGCAGGTCGGTGGCCACATACAGATCGACATCGAAGCCGGGGTCCACCAGACACAGATCGACATCGCGTCCGGGTTCGACGACCAGCCAGTAGTTGCGCTGCGGTGGTTCGCGGTCGCCCAGGATGAACTCGATCGTGGTGCGTGCCGTCGGCGGCGGTTCGGGATTGACGTTGCGGCGGATGTCCCACATCAACAGATTGGCGTCCAGATGGCGCAACGTTGCTTCGGTCGTCACCCAGCGTTGTCCCCACACGCCCACCGCCTCGACGATGGGTCGAAGTTCGCGGCCCGCCGCTGTCAGATGGTATTCATGCGGCTCGCCTGCACGAAGCGGCGCCCTGCGCTCGACGATGCCGGCCGCTTCCAGCTCCTTCAGCCGTTTCGCCAGCAGCGCGGACGACATGCGTGGAACGCCGCGCCGCAGATCGTTGAATCGGCTCGATCCCAGCATCAGCTCGCGCACGACGAGCAGGGTCCAGCGACAGCACAGCACCTCCGTGGCCATGGCCACCGGACAGAACTGGTGATAGCTGCTCTCCGACATCCGCCATCCTCGTGCGCAGGGGTTCCGCGCTCCGGGCATCGAATCTACGCCGATAGTGCCATCCTCGCCACTGCGGCAGTTCAGATCCTGAACCAGCGCGGTTCACAAACAGAACTTGAACCGACCCGGGCCCGGGATCACCATGGATCGCGCGGCGTCCCTGGACCGGGGCGTCCCGTTCGGCCACCTGACCTTATCGGAGGCTCTCATGACGAGCAGCACCATTCTCGAAGCACCGACCATCGACTACGCCGCCATCAAGGATCGCCAGAAGACCGTCTGGTCGTCCGGCGACTACGCGCTGATCGGCACTACCTTGCAGATCATGGGTGAGAGCCTGTGCGAAGCGCTCGACCTGCGCGCCGCGAGCCGCGTGCTGGACGTCGCGGCCGGCAACGGCAACGCCACGCTGGCGGCCGCGCGGCGCTTCGCGCATGTCACGTCGACCGACTATGTGGAAGCCTTGCTCGAGCGCGGCCGCGAACGGGCCGCTGCCGAACGGTTGCCGGTCGAGTTTCGCGTCGCCGACGCCGAAGCGTTGCCGTTTGCCGACGGCAGCTTCGACGTAGCCTTGTCGACCGTCGGCGTGATGTTTGCACCGCATCAGGAGCAGGCCGCCGCGGAAATGATGCGCGTGGTGCGTCCGGGCGGGCGCATCGGGCTCGCCAGCTGGACGCCGGACGGCTTCATCGGCCAGATACTGAAGGCGGTCGGCAAGTATGTGCCGCCGCCGGCCGGTCTGCGGCCAACGGTGCGCTGGGGCACGGAGCAGGGATTGCGGGAACTGTTCCCGGGCCAGCGGGTGCAGGCGACGGTGCGCGACTTCGTGTTCCGCTACGAATCGCCGCGCCATTGGGTCGATGTCTTTCGCGCGTACTACGGGCCGGTGCACCGCGCGTTTGCCGCGCTTGCGCCCGACAAGCAGGAGCTGCTCGAACGCGACATCCTCGAGCTGCTGGCGCGCTTCAACGGCGGCGGCGAGACACTGCGTGTTCCGGGTGCCTATCTGGAGGCGGTGATCGAGCGCAATTCCTGACCACGCGGGTCGGTATGCGCCAAGCGCCGGCGCCCTTCAGCCCGTCAGACCGAAGCGCTGCCGTATTCCGGTCAGCAGCGCTTCGTCGCCGAGTTCCTTGCGCGCCTGCATCGCGGCGAGCGCGTCGGCGCCGGTCACGTAGCGCACCTGCGCGCTGCCGTCGGTTGCCGCGTCGTATAGGGCCTGCGCCAGCTGTTCGGGCGAGGACGAGGCGCCGCCGGCGGCCCGATTCGCCTGGAACACCGCCATCACCTTGCGGATCGACTCCGCGTAGGGACCACCGTCGCCGTCGAAGGTGCGTACCAGCGAACGGCCCGAAAAGTCGGTCGCGACCGCGCCTGGCGCGAACACCTTGACGCGGATGCCGAGCGGAGCGAGTTCGTGGCTCAGCGATTCGGAGAACCCGACCACCGCGTACTTCGACGCCGCATACAGCGAATACAGCGGCATCGCGACGAGGCCGGTCAATGAAGCGATGTTGATGATCACGCCGCCGCCGCGCTCGCGCATCTGCGGCAGCACCGCGCGCGTCACGGCGAGCACGCCGCCGACGTTGGTGCGGAACTCGCGGTCGATCACCTCGGGCGTCGCGCTCTCGAACGGGCCGAACAGACCGTAACCGGCGTTGTTGATCAGCACGTCGATCTGGCCGAAGCGCGCGAGCGCCTGACTCACCGCGTGATCGACCGAGTTCGGGTCGGTCACGTCGAGCGCGAAGGTCTCGACGCGCCCCGCGCCCGGCTCGAAGCGGGCCGTCTCGGGCTTGCGCAGCGTCGCCGCGACGTTCCAGCCCTGCTCGGCAAAGCGGCGCACCGCAGCCGCGCCAATGCCGGACGAGCAGCCGGTAATCAGGACGGTGGAAGCCATCGGCGAATCTCCTGGGGTTAGAAGGACGGGAAGGACTGGATCAGCTGCCGGCCGTTCCGGCCTGCCTGTTCTCGGCCGCGTCGCTGTGGTTCGGCGACTGGATGCCCCAGCGCTCCATGCGCCGGTACAGCGTCATGCGGCTGACGCCGAGTTGGCGCGCGACCGCGCTCAGGTTCCAGCCGGCGGCGCGCAGGTATTGCATCAGCAGCAGGCCCTCCGGCGGCAGGCGGCGCGACTCGTCGGGCTGCGGGTCGCCGGCATCGGACGCCATGTCGTTGCGCGAACGCGCGGCCTGCACCACGCGGACGCCGTTGTCGTCCGGCTCGCCTGAACTGCCGAACCCGTCGGGCAGGTCGCGCTCCTCGATCACCCCGTGGTCGCACACCGCGCGCGCGTATTCCAGCACGTTGTGCAGTTCGCGCAGGTTGCCGGGCCAGCGGTGCGCGGCCAGCCGCGCCTGGGCATCGGGGCTGATGCGCACGTCGTCCCCGAGCAAGCGGGCGACGAGCCAGTCGAGGTCGCTGCGCTCGCGCAGCGGCGGCAGCGTGAACAGCGCGCCGTTCAGGCGGTAGTACAGGTCTTCGCGGAAACGCCCCGCGCGCACCAGTTGTTCGAGCGCGTGGTGGCTGGCGGAGATCACGCGGATGTCGACCGGCACCGGGCGCGAAGCGCCGATCGCCAGCACCTCGCGCTCGGCCAGCACGCGCAGCAGCCGTGACTGCAGCTCCAGCGGCATGTCGCCGATCTCGTCGAGGAACAGCGTGCCGCCGTCCGCCTCCTGGATCAGGCCGCGCTTGCCCTTCGGTCCGGCGCCGGAAAAGCTGCCCGGCAGATGGCCGAACAGCTCGCTTTCGATCAGCGTCTCCGGAATTGCGGCGCAGTTCACCGCGACGAAAGGCCGGCGGTGGCGCGCGCTGGCCGCATGCAGCGCCTTCGCGAAGTATTCCTTGCCGCTGCCGGTCTCGCCGTGGATCAGCAGGTTGATCGGCGAATCGACCAGTCGCGCGGCGCGTTGCAACTGGCGCGCAAGCGCCGCGTCGCCGCCGCAGAGCGCCGCCAGTGCGGCCGGCACGTTCGGCCCCTCGGCGCTCGCCGTGGCGTCGGTCGCAGCCGTGCGCACCACCGGCGGCACTGCGCCGAGGAACAGCGCATTGCCGCTGCGCGCAAGCTGGACCACTCGCTGCTCGGCTGCGAAGGCGGTGAGATACCGTCCCAGCCGATCGAACCGGACGCTGAAGATCGCGTCGAATGCGCGTCCCAGCACGGCGCTGACCTGCTGCGGACCGGCCGGCGGCAGGCCGAGTTCGTGCTCGAGCAACTGCTGCGCACGGCGGTTGTGGCCGACGATGCGTCCGGCCGCGTCGAGCGCGAGCAGGAACTCGGGATTGACGTCGACGAAGGCGGGCGCGCTCGACAGGCGCAGCGTCCAATCGTGACGATGCGTGCGTGCGAAATGCGCGTTCTCGATATGGTGCGCGTAGATCCGCACCAGCTGCAGCGCGATCTGCTGGCTGGCCTTCGGCGCCGGCGAGGTGAGTGCGGAGATGTCGAGGATCGCGTTCAGCCGGCCGCGCGAATCGAACACCGGCGCCGCGGTGCAGGTCAGCGGGATGTGCGTCGCGTCGAAATGGTCGCTCTGGTGCACGGTCAGCGCCTCGCCGGTGGCGAGCGCGGTGCCGACCGCGCAGGTGCCGGCGCGCGCCTCGTCCCAGTCCGAGCCCAGGTACAGGCCGGCACGGCGCAACTGGCTCGCGGCCTCCAGGTCGCCGAGGTAATCGACGGTGATGCCCTGGCCGTCGGTCAGCAGCACCACGTAGCCGGTGCCCGCGACCTGCCGGTACAGGTCGGTCAAGCCGTGGCGCGCGATCTGGGTGAATTCCTCGATCCGCTCCTGATGTTCGCGCAGTTGCACCCACGGCAGGATGCGTGCTTCCTGCATGCGTGTCGGGTCCAGGCCATGCTCGGCCACGCAGCGTTGCCAGGAGTTGCGGATCACCGCGTCGTGCCGCGCCAGCGCGCCAGAGGCATGCGCGCGGCCGCCGGTCACGAGGTCGACCACGGTGTCGATGTGGATGCGTTGCTGCGGGTCCATCGCGGAATGCGCGCCGGCTGCGGCGCTGCTCGTTCACTCTAGCAGCTTGCGTGCGAACGCGCGCAACAAATCGTCGCGCGTGCGGTGCCGCCGCCGGCGCTATCGATCCACCGGGATGAACAGGCTTTCCTTGACCTCTTCCATCACCACGTAGCTGCGCGATTCGGCGCTGACCGGCAATTTCTTCAGCAGGTCGCCGAGCAGGTTGCGGTATTCGTTCATGCCGTGCAGCCGGGCCTTCACCAGGTAGTCGAAGCCGCCCGACACCAGATGGCATTCCATCACGTCGGGCAGGTGCAGCAGCTCGTCGCGCACCTTGTCGAACAGATCGCCGGACTTGGCCGACAGCGTGATCTCGATGAACACCAGCAGCGTCTTGCCGAGCGCGGCCGGGTCGACGCGCGCGTGGTAGCCGGTGATGACACCGCTGCGCTCCAGCCGGCGCACGCGTTCCGAACAGGGCGAGGTCGACAGGCCGATCTGTCCGGCCAGTTCGGTCATCGAAATGCGCCCGTCGCGCTGCAGCGTGTCGAGGATCTTCAGGTCGATTCGGTCCAGGTCGGTCATTTCACTGCTCCGGCGAGTTTTGTCGGACCATTTCAGTCTCATTTACTGCATTCAACCATTTTTTCGGTGAAATTTATCAGAAGCAAATCAATAAACTCACATTAATACCTGTATAGATAGGAGACGGCGATGAAAGTGATAGTCCTCGGCGGCGGCGTCATCGGTACCACTACCGCTTACTACCTGGCGCGCTCCGGCGCGGAGGTAACCGTGCTCGATCGCCAGAGCGGCCCGGCGCAGGAAACCAGCTTCGCCAATGCCGGCCAGGTGTCGCCCGGCTACTCGACCCCGTGGGCTGCGCCCGGCATTCCGCTGAAGGCGCTGAAGTGGATGTTCAGCAAGCACGCGCCGCTCGCGATCCGTCCTGACGGCAGTCTGTTCCAGCTGCGCTGGATGGCGCAGATGCTGAAGAACTGCTCGGCCGACCGTTACGCGGTGAACAAGGAGCGGATGATGCGCGTCGCCGAATACAGCCGCGACTGCTTGCGTCAGCTGCGTACCGACACCGGCATCGCGTACGAGCAGCGCACCGGCGGCACGCTGCAGCTGTTTCGCAAGCAGGCGCAGCTCGATGCGGTGCAGCGCGACGTCGCGGTGCTCGAGGAATGCGGCGTGCCGTATCAACTGCTGGCCCGTGACCAGCTCGCATCGGTCGAGCCGGCGCTCGCGAAGGCGCGCGACCGCCTCGCCGGCGGGCTGCGGCTGCCGAACGACGAAACCGGCGACTGCAATCTGTTCACGAACCGGCTCGCTGAGATCGCGCGCGCGCTCGGTGTCGATTTCCGCTTCGGCCAATCGGTCGACGGCCTGGTGCTGGAAGGCGGCCGGATCGCCGGCGTGCGCGTCGGGGACGAGGTGCTGCGCGCGGACCGCTACGTGCTCGCGTTCGGCAGCTATTCGCGCGACTTCCTGGCGCCGCTCGGGCTCCAGCTCCCGGTGTACCCGGTGAAGGGCTATTCGCTGACCGTGCCGTTGATCGACCCGGCTCTTGCGCCGCAGTCGACCGTGCTCGACGAAACCTACAAGATCGCGATCACCCGCTTCGACGACCGCATTCGTGTCGGCGGCATGGCGGAACTCGCCGGCTTCGACCTGCGGCTGAACCCGCACCGGCGTGCCACGCTGGAAATGGTGGTGAGCGACCTGTTCCCCGGCGGCGATCTGCCGCGTGCCAGCTTCTGGACCGGGCTGCGCCCGATGACGCCGGACAGCACGCCGATCGTCGGCGCGACGCCGTATGCGAACCTGTTCCTCAACACCGGCCACGGCACGCTCGGCTGGACCATGGCCTGCGGCTCGGGCAAGCTGGTTTCCGATCTGGTGACCGGGCATCGGCCCGAGATCCGCACCGACGGACTGGGCCTGCAGCGCTACCTGCCGCAGACCAGCCCGCGCCCGGCGCAACCGCGACCGGTCGGCCATCACGCCTGAGACGAAATTGCGCGCCGGCGCCCTGGCGCTTGAAACGGCGCCCGACCCTGCCCATATGAGCAGGCACGGCCACTGCCCGAACGGGTGATGCGCGGCGGCGCTTCGCTTTCTACGCTTGTCGCACGGCAATGTCGCCACGCAAGCACTGAAAGGCAGGACCGAACCATGTCCGGCGAATCTTCGACCTCACCCGGCGGCGGCGCCTCCGCCGCCCCATCCATTTCGACGCTGTCCGCACTGTCCGACGCGCTGGCCGACGCGGTCGAGCGCATGGCCGCATCGGTGCTGGCGCTGCCGGGCCGCGTGCGCGGCACCGTGGCCACCGCGACCGTCTGGCGCCCGGGCATCGCGGTCACCGCCGCGCATGTGCTGCGGCGCGGCCCGTCGGCGTTGACGCTGATCGGACCTGGCGGCGGCGCGGTCGAGGCGACCGCCATCGGGATCGACTTCGCCACCGACCTGGCGGCGTTCCGGCTGCCGGATTCGACGCTACCGGCGGTATACAGCGTCGATGCGGCCGGCGTGCGTGCCGGGCATCTGGCGCTGCTGGTTGGCCGCTCGGCGCAGGGCGAGGCGAGCGCGAGCTTCGGTGTCGTGAACCACAGCGCGGGCGAATGGCACAGCTGGCTCGGCGGCCGGCTGGACCGGCTGATACGGCTCGACGGCGGCGTGCACACCGGTCTGTCGGGTGGGCCGGTTGCCGATGCCGCGGGCCGCGTGTTCGGCATCGCCAGCGCCGCGCTGTCGCGCCACTACGGCATCGTGGTGCCGAGCGCGACCGTGGACCGGGTGCTCGACGCGTTGCTCGCCGGCGGTAGCATCGGACGCGGCTTTCTCGGCGTCGCAGCGCAGACGGTGGAGGCCGGCGGCGCAGGCTCGCCGCAGGACGGGCTGCTGGTGACCGGGTTTGCCGCCGACGGGCCGGCCGTGCGCGCCGGGCTGCTGGTCGGCGACATCATCGTCAGCGTTGCCGGACGGCCAGCGCGGGATCTGCACGCACTGCACGACGCGCTCGCCGGCCAGGCGGGCAAGCAGGTGATGCTGCAACTGCTGCGCGGCGGTCAGCGCATCGATCTCACGGTCACGGTCGGCGAATGGCCGACGGCGGGTCGGCGGTGCTGATGAACCACCCCCAGGCTGCGCGCTACTCGCGTGTCGCGCGAAGTGCGGTGGAGCAATTGAATTGAGGGTAAAGGCGAAGCGATGAAGCAGGCCGTCGCGGCACCGGTGTGCGTGGCGCTGGTGTCGGCGTCGCCGCTGGTGCGCGCCGGGCTGCGCGCCGGCCTGGCTGCTTGGCCCGGGCTGGCGCTGGCGGAGCAGGATTTCGATTCGCTGGCGGAGGCCAGCCAAGCCGGCTTCGGCGGCGCGCAGGTCGCGATCGTCGTCATGCCCGCGGACGACGACGATGCGCGGCTGCCGTCGACCGAGGCCGACGACGCCTGGCCGGCGCTGGTGCTGCTGCAGGCCGGAGGCGGCGCGGCGGAGTGGCTCGCGGCCGGGCACAGCGTGCTGTTTGGCGACGCGCCGATCGGGCGCATTGCGGCGGCCACGCTGGCGGCAGCGCAGGGGCTCGTCGTCAGCGAGCATCAACTGGCGGCGCATGCGTTCCATGGCGGAGCCGAGTTCGAGCGCGCTGCCGGGCTGGAGCCGCTCACCGCCCGCGAACTGGAAGTGCTGGTGCAGATGAGCCAGGGCCTGGGCAATCGCGAGATCGCCGAGGCGCTCGGCATCTCGACTCACACCGCGAAGTTTCATGTCGCGCAGATCATCGGCAAGCTGGCCGCGAGTTCGCGCGCGCACGCGGTCGCGAAGGCGTTGCGCGCCGGGCTGGTCGAGTTGTGAGCGTCGATGCTATATAAATAATAGCTAAATATTCAATATTCAAGCCGGCTTGAACCAGATTTCTTCGTGAAAAATCAGGTGTGCGGAGGTGGCGTGGACGCGGCCGGTGCCTGGGCAGCGCGCGCCGGCCACAACACTGCTGCGATCGCAATCACCACCAGCACGACCGCGGTCCAGTCCTGCCAGCGCAACTGCTCGCCCAGCCACCATGCGCCGCTGAACACGCCGACGATGGGAATGAACATCACGCTGATCGACGAGGCGACCGGCGGCAGCCCGCGCGCCAGATAGAACCACAGCGACTGCGCGATGCCGAATACCAGCACCGCATTGAACGCTATCGCGGCCCAGGCTGCCGTATCCGGCGCGTGCCACTGCGCGCGTTCGAACCCCCAGGCCAGCGCGGCCATCACTACGGCCGTCAGCAGCGTCATCCAGAACGAGATCGCCAGCGTAGCGGCCGGGATGCGGGTGCGCCGCAGCAGGTGCGTGCCGACCGCCCAGGCGGCGGCGGCGAACAGCATTTCGGCCACGCCCAGCGGGCTGCCCGACAGCATCGTGAACTCGTGCCACAGCAGCAGCACCACGCCGACGCCGGCGGCCGCGACGCCGGCCCACGCGCGCGGCAGCAGCCGTTCGCCGTAGAAGCGCGCGCCGATCAGCGCCGCGAAGATCGGCATGGTGTAGCCGAGGATCGCCGCGCGGCCGCTCGACAGCGACCCGATCGCGATGATGATCAGCGCTTGCCAGATGAACATGTTCGGCACCGCGAGCCAGAACAGTTCGCGCCAGTGCGCGCGCTCGATCCGGAACGGCACCTTCGCCGCCCGCAGCACCGCGGCCAGCACCGGCAGGCCGAGCCACAGCGAGATCGCGCGAAAGGTCAGCGGCGGAAAGTCGGTCACGCCCAGCTTCATCACCGGCCAGTTCACGCCCCAGACGGCGGTCAGGAACACCAGCGCCCAGAGCTGGCGTTGCGACAGTTTCTGCATAGGCCGCCATTTTGCGTGGAACCTACGTCGGACTCACGGGCGCGCCACGCCGCGCCGGCCGCGACCCGTAGAATCGCCGCGATGAAGTTCGTCGACCTGCTGCGCGCGGCCGAGCAGCGCAACCGCTCGCTGCTCTGCGTCGGGCTCGACCCGGATCCGGCACGTTTCCCGGGCCGGCTGCGCGGCGATGCCGGCAAGATTCATGACTTCTGCGCGGCGATCGTCGACGCGACGGCAGACCTGGTGATCGCGTTCAAGCCGCAGATCGCGTATTTCGCCGCGCACCGTGCGGAGCAACAGCTCGAACGATTGATTGCGCACATCCGGCGTGCCGCGCCGCAGTTGCCGGTGATTCTCGATGCCAAGCGTGGCGACATCGGCGCCACGGCCGAGCAGTACGCGCGCGAGGCGTTCGAGCGCTACGACGCCGACGCGGTCACGCTGTCGCCGTTCATGGGTTTCGATTCGATCGAGCCGTACCTGCGCTATCCGGACAAGGGCGCGTTCCTGCTGTGCCGTACGTCCAATCCCGGCGGCGGCGACCTGCAGAGCCAAAGGCTCGCCGATGTCGCCGGTGCGCCGCTGCTGTACGAACATGTTGCGCGGCTCGCGCAGGGGCCGTGGAACCGCAACGGCCAGCTCGGTCTCGTGGTCGGCGCAACCTACCCGGCAGAGATCGCGCGCGTGCGCGAACTCGCGCCGACGCTGCCGCTGCTGATCCCCGGCGTCGGCGCGCAAGGGGGCGACGCGGCCGCTACGGTGCGCGCCGGCTGGCGCGCCGATGCCGCGATCGTCGTCAATTCGTCGCGCGCGATCCTCTATGCCGGCGCCGGCGACGACTTCGCCACGGCGGCACGGCGCGAGGCCGAGCGCACGCGCGACGCGCTGTACGCGGCGCGCAGCACCTGACCGGCGGCCTGCATCGGGCAGCGCGGTCCGCTGGTTGGCGGCTCGGCGCGGCCATGCACCAGGCTGCGATGCGCCGATACGACAAAACACCTATTTGTTACAAGCTTCCGCGGATCTTTCACATAGCATTTCGCGCTATCTGAAAACCGCGGGTGGGAAGGCCTAGGCGCCGAGTCGTTCGTCGACGCTCCTGCCCCGCAACGGGACGGGTTCCATGTCGAACATCGAACAAGCGGTGCGGGATGCACCTGAATCGCCTGAAGCGACCGGCCCGGCGGCCGGCGCTGCGAGCCTTGTCGCTGCCGCGCTGCTGACTGCCTGTGGCGGCGGAGGCGGCGGCGATGCCGGCGCCGCGAACAACGGCCCGAATGCCGGACTGACACCCGGCAACTACCGCTACACGGCGCCGGCGAACGACCAGGACGCCGCGCGTTTTCTGCTGCAGGCGCAGTTCAGCGCGTCGGACGCCGAAATCGCCGCGGTGCGCAGCCAGGGCTACGCGCCGTGGCTGGCGACGCAGCTGAGCGCGTCCGGCCAGACCGGCGTGCAGTGGCTGGATGGCCGCGGCTACAACGCGGTCGACGGCAACACCTACTTCGACCAGACCTACCCGGGCGACTTCATGATCTGGCAGCAGCTGATGAAGTCGCCGGACGCGGTGCGCAAGCGGCTGGCGCTGGCGATGTCGGAGCTGTTCGTCGTGTCGCTCAGCGGCATCGATACCGAATGGCGCAGCTACGCGATCGCGCAGTACTGGGACGTGCTGGTGCAAGGCACGCAAAGCACGTTTCGCGCGCTGCTGGAAGACATCACGCTGAACCCGGCGATGGGCCTGTTCCTGAACACCAAGGGTAACCAGAAGGAAAACAGCGCGGGCCGCCAGCCGGACGAGAACTATGCGCGCGAGGTGATGCAGTTGTTCACGATCGGGCTCGAGCAGCTGAACCCGGACGGCACGCCGAAGCTCGGCGCCGACGGCCAGCCGATCCCCACTTACGCGCAGGCCGATGTCAGCAATCTGGCGCGGGTGTTCACCGGCTGGGACCTCGACGAGAGCCAGAGCGTCGGCACGCCGTACGGCGGCAACCGGACGATCCGCGGCACCTCGCGCCTGACCCGGCGCATGGTGCTGAACCCGAGCCGGCACAGCCTGCTTGCCGCGACTTTCCTCGGCACCACCGTGCCGGCCGGCACCGACGGTGCCACCGCGTTGCGCATCGCGCTCGACGCGCTCGGCAACCATCCGAACGTCGCGCCGTTCTTCGCGCGGCAGATGATCCAGCGTCTCGTCACCAGCAACCCGAGCCCGGCCTATGTCGCGCGGGTCGCCGCGGCGTTCAACGACGACGGCAAGGGGGTGCGCGGCAACCTCAAATCGGTGTTTGCCGCGGTGCTGCTCGACGACGAGGCGCGCGGGCCGGGTGGCCTGACCGACCCTTCGTTCGGCAAGCTGCGCGAGCCGATGCTGCGCTTCGTGCAGTGGGGGCGCACCTTCGGGCTTGAATCGGCCCGCGGCAGCTGGAAGCTCGACGATCAGAGCAATACGTCGTACGCGCTCGGCCAGAGTCCGCTGCGCGCGCCTTCGGTGTTCAACTACTTCCGGCCCGGCTACGTGCCGCCGTCGACCGCGATGGCGGCGAACCATCAGGTCGCGCCCGAGTTCCAGCTTGCGAACGAATCCACCGTCGGCGCGTACCTGAACTACATGCAGGACAGGATTCGCAACGGCTTCAGGGTCGA
This genomic interval from Burkholderiaceae bacterium contains the following:
- a CDS encoding Permease of the drug/metabolite transporter (DMT) superfamily, yielding MQKLSQRQLWALVFLTAVWGVNWPVMKLGVTDFPPLTFRAISLWLGLPVLAAVLRAAKVPFRIERAHWRELFWLAVPNMFIWQALIIIAIGSLSSGRAAILGYTMPIFAALIGARFYGERLLPRAWAGVAAAGVGVVLLLWHEFTMLSGSPLGVAEMLFAAAAWAVGTHLLRRTRIPAATLAISFWMTLLTAVVMAALAWGFERAQWHAPDTAAWAAIAFNAVLVFGIAQSLWFYLARGLPPVASSISVMFIPIVGVFSGAWWLGEQLRWQDWTAVVLVVIAIAAVLWPARAAQAPAASTPPPHT
- a CDS encoding Orotidine 5'-phosphate decarboxylase, with the protein product MKFVDLLRAAEQRNRSLLCVGLDPDPARFPGRLRGDAGKIHDFCAAIVDATADLVIAFKPQIAYFAAHRAEQQLERLIAHIRRAAPQLPVILDAKRGDIGATAEQYAREAFERYDADAVTLSPFMGFDSIEPYLRYPDKGAFLLCRTSNPGGGDLQSQRLADVAGAPLLYEHVARLAQGPWNRNGQLGLVVGATYPAEIARVRELAPTLPLLIPGVGAQGGDAAATVRAGWRADAAIVVNSSRAILYAGAGDDFATAARREAERTRDALYAARST